ataaaggtttcccAGCAGTGGCATCAGACCTGGCCTTGCCAGAAAATCTTCCATTAGCGTTCAGTCGTCTTCTGGTTTTGGTTTCCCTCCTTGTTGTTTTCTCCTCTTCGTTGATCTCAAAAGCCTGTTTCTGGGTCTGAATGCTTGTTCCTCTCCTGGGTCTGCTTTCATAACTCCAGTACACACCGATGTTACGTCCAGTCTGAAGTGCTGCTGCTGGTTTCTAACACATGTTAATGCTGAATGTTTCTGCAGCTGCAAGAACTGGAAAATGTGCTTAAATGTCATTTCCTGGAGTCCGCTGACACTTAATTCAGTTAGTAGTCAAAGTATCCGACTTAAAAACGGGTCCTTCTTCCAGAGGCTGGTTCATTATCACTCGATGATTCTTGTATTTCAACACAGAGCTGAGAGCATATATTTAGACCGGGTATGAAAGGACATCCTCTTTTTGCTCACTGATATTAATTCACACTGAACTGTCACTGCTTTGTctgaattaatttaatttgctaagaaaaatgaaaaatatgttgtttattcCTTTCTTCAAAATCAGAAGACTCGGTGAAAGCCCtcatgatggtgatgatgatgtcatggccTTTTAGGTCTCTGATACGTTAATTAGCAAGATGTGAGTTAAATGGAGGCACACCTGTGAttgtattttaaggcaacacctTAATCAGCTGCTTTCTTGTGGCATCATGGGGAAATCATAAGAAATCAGCCAAGAGATGAGGAAGAAGATAGTTGTCCCTCCTGAATGACACCACCCTCAATGGGCTCTATGTGAAGGAGACAAGCCTGCCTTCAGGTGGGAGGtagaccatctggtgacctagTGCAGTCAGGACAACTTTGAGTTCAGCattaaaatcagagattttaaTTCAGGGAGTACACAGCTTCCCCCTCCCCCTGCAGTCCCCCCATTCACCACAGTGGagtccttcctcctcctcctctgagcAGGCTTTCTGCTCTCTGATTAAAAGTTGATCCCAAAACTAAGAAATATatccaactttgttttttttaaaacctctaATTATTCAATGGAAAACTAAAACAGTTCTTGTCAGATGGATAAATACATTGATAATTGTATAACACTGATTGATTTAGTAATAGAATGATTCATTTCTgctacatctgttttttttttcagtttttactgAAGCTTACTGAGCAAAGCAGAGTTTGTTGTTGAAATTTTAAAACGCAAAGAGGTTGAAGAAGCTATTTTAGAAATCTCATACAACTTTAATGTGATTTACTTTGttatcctgaaaaaaaaaagacacaaggtTCAGTCAGAAAGGAACTTGGAAAGGCGTCCAAGCGGGACGAGGAAATCAGCGCCGTCCAAGTCAagcaaacacagaaataatTAGTCTGGCCAGTGTAAACCTGAGCCgacacacaataaaaatatcattagGGTTCAGCAAAGAGAGCGCTGTGGACAAAAAACCTCAAATAAtacctgaaaacaaacaaagatgtcAGGAAGCATCTGCTTCtttctttattaataaaaacaccGGCGGCTGTTTGGCTGATCAACCCGGTGGGATTTCATCTGATTAGAGTAGAAATCTTCTCATCATTCTGTGCTGGTCATGTTTGTCGCCTCTGAAAGCATCGCCTTGGAGTTATGGAGGAGAAACTTCCACCACGGCCCGGATGCTGCAgagcaaagagagagaaaactgaGCAGAGCTGCTTTTTTCTCAACATATCCATTCAGAAAGACGGACTGGTACCATTTGCTGTTCTTCATGAGTTCAATGGCGTCGTTGATTTGGTCCAGCGCCATGTTGTGGGTGATGAACTCGTCCAGCTTCACCTTCTTCTCCAGGTAGGCGTTAGTCATCGCTGCCACACCGTCTTTAGCCTTAAACCCTGAGACACAAACCCGGTCCGAATGCATCCAAACCCACAACAGCAGAACCGTGGAAGCCGCTGACAGATCTCACCTCCAAACACCGTGCCTTTCCACGTGCGTCCACAGATGAGATGCCGGGGCCGGATAGCGATGTCGTACATGTCGGTCCAGCCAACAATCACGCTGACGCCCCAGGCTTCCATGCTGGACTCCAACGCGCTGCGCTGCATGGACAGACAGAGCAGGATGTGGGCCTGGTTCAGGTCTTCAGCATTAACACAACATCAGCTTCCCTCACCATGACCTCCACATTCCCAACACACTCCAGAGAAAAGTCCACTCCCCCATTGGTCATCCCAGCAATCACTTCATGGATGGGTTCACTGTGATCTTTGGGGTTCACAACATCAGTGGCACCGAACACTTTGGCCTTCTCGAACTTCTCGGGGTTGATGTCGACGGCGATGATCCTCTGGGCTCCTGCAGCTTTGCAGCCCatgactgcagccaggcccaCGGCTCCCAGACCAAACACAGCACAGGTGGAGCCCGCTTCCACCTGAAGGAGAGGGGAGAAGCTATGAAAATAAGTCCAAACCGCTTCATCTTACAGTCTGTTCAGTTATTTCAGTCATAATTAGTCTTCTAACTGTTACAGGTAATCTTTCCCCATCTATGCAGGAAACATTGCATAGATGAGGGGAGATGTCTTCAAGGTCCAACAAGAAAGTCCAGACATGCTTGTCTCCATCAAGACCTTCCAGCTTCTCCAGGTGAAGTCCAGGGTGGATGGGACGTGTACACCAGCCCGTCTATTATCAGGCTGGACCCTCAGAAAAGCCTTAGTTCTTCCTGACACtatgaaaaacaagctaatctaaagttGGTTCTAAAGCAACACAGGAGGAACTCatcagaaaggcaaaaatatAAGTAAGTATTGCTCAACTATTGATAAAGTAGTATatgcaagtaaaaaataaatattcacgTTAAACAGAGGAAATACTGCAACTTATTTACACGACGTGAGACAAAATATACAATATGCATCCAGAGTAGCTAAAACTTCTGCACATGGAcatcagcatctgagagacagtgtaaatgattTTGGACCAGATCAACATCAGCATGGTGTGAACACTGCTGGGAGCAGTAgatgggaggaaggatctgtggaAGCGCTGCTTAGAGCATCCAGGATGCAGCCGTCTGTCACTGagagagctctgcagctctgctgcaCCGTATAAAGTACCTTAAATCTCCTTTTTCCTCATTCTGCTGCTCTGTTTAAGCTTCAGCAAGCCGTCTTCACCACGTCTAGATCTCTAAATGCATTACGTTGCTGAGAGGTAACTGGTTGATTCAATTAAACATCTGAACAGCTGTACCTAATAATGTGAGTGTTGAGTGAATAACTCTTCTGGCCTAGGAGCATCTCAGGGTGGTTGGAGGCCACATTGAGGCGATACAAACGTCATTAATAATTCTCTCTGAACAGCTTCCTGTGATGCACACCTTGGCGGTATTCACTGCTGCTCCGTAGCCGGTGCAGATCCCACAGCCGAGGAGGCAGACCTTGTCCAGAGGAGCATCCGGGTGGATCTTGGTGGCAGCTATCTGGTTAATCACCGTGTACTCGGAGAAGGTGCTGGTCCCCATGAACTGGTGGACTCTCTTCCCTTTACAGGTGAACCTGGACTCAACTCCGGCCATAATCTCCTGACGGACTCTGGTCCTGGTCAAGACAACGAGGTAGAAGAATGTGAGTTGTTCTAGAAAAAGGCAGCACAGAAAAAGTTCAGAATGAGGAGACACTGGAGTggacagcagcaggtgaggtCTCACCATGCTCTCTCACACTGGTTAGTCCTTGGACTCTTACAGAAACGACACTCCTTACACTGGCAGAGGAAATGAGGAATCACCTTGTCTCCTACAGGAAAGGAGAACAGTACGGTCAGTATGGTCTGAAAGAGGACACAGAGATCTGTCCCTCCATAAATCCCAGGGTTAAAGACGGGGTGCAGAAGATCTCCACGGAAGATCTGGACTGATCTTCCGTGAAGTAGGAAAGGAAAGCGAGCTCCACACTAAGAAGATCCATGGATGCAGAGATGGAGAAAGTACTGTTGGCTGGTGTGACCAAGGAGGACAGCAGAGACAGCTAAAGGACCAGGCCAGCAGTTTCTCTCCTTTGTGACAATGATGTCCGCCATCGTGTTGCTGAAGGTAAAAGCTTAGCCTGATTAAGATTCTGCAATCTGGTCAACTTTACTGAAACGTTATTTAGAATACACGTGTGTGACGCTGAAGAACAGGAACATATTTAGTTTCAAATCCCCAAAAAGAGTAAATTTTTCAGAGATGGACTCTCATCCATCAGAGAACTGACCGGGCTGGAATTCTGTGACTCCAGGTCCGACACTCTCCACGATGCCGGCGCCCTCGTGGCCGAGGACCGTCGGAAAGCCATCTTTGTTCATGCTCTCCAGAAGGTGGTACAGGTCCGAGTGGCACACCGATGTCGCTACTATCTGCACCAGAGACAGTAACCGTGGCAGTGAGTGTCACCTTTATTGACTTTTTAACTAGAACAAGCCAGATTTAGACTTTCATGAAGGAAGCGTGAGCAGGAACATCTCCTACCTTGATGCGGACCTCGCCGGCCTGTGGTGGAGCAACTTCTATCTCCTCTATGACCACAGGCTGGTTGGGCTCCCAGGCCACTGCTGCCCGGCATTTGATGACCTTGAAGtcaagcaaagaaagaaaaagtaaactACTTTATATTATAAGGTGGACTTCTATTGTCTTCTTAGTGCAGAGGGTCTATGATGTGCTGCCAAAGCTTCATGCCTGGGGAAAAATTTGATCCCTGGCAGTAGCTCTCTGTGTCCCCATGACCAAAAACCAAAGGCCAAGCTGATATCTGAGCCATGCAACAGCACAGTAATTCATATTGTTCATAAAGGCACTGCTGTTGGACTGTGTGGACCCAGATATAAGTCTTATCAGACCCTAAGGACGATTTGCATACTTTAAGCTTTTCTGGAAGCGTGTCCAATCAACTGATTTTATAAAAAAGTGTGGAAATGTTGTCGTGTGTCTGCATTTTCTATGTAACCTGTGTAATTCTGTCTGTCTCTTCAAAGATCTCACTATGGCAACACGTGGTGACTGTAAAGATTAATTCTGGACTGATTAGCCCAGCAAACACCTTGAcggccaaaaggaggaaagtaCCTTATCACAGAGGGAGAGAAATGTCAGACATGACCCAGGACAACTTCAAGTCTCCTCCACAAAGCCTTCTACTGGCAACTCCAGGCTGACCTAGGAATCCTGCTGAAGATCCCTCAGTGATAGAACCTCACCGTGTCCAGATGTGGTTTTACCTCCAAGTCTACTAAACACCTGATCATCCTGGAGCTCACAGAGCAATGGAAAGACGCTGCAAGCAGATTAAAGGACCACTCTGTTGTCCCTCTGCTGacttctcctactgctctccaatctgctttgtttgttgttattttaactttttgttctctatcatttttttcttcatagaaggtacacctggtctggcgttctgttagctgtgacatcatcaggggaggcagatcatcctctattaccatctaacatagaaagtactcctgggtcaatgtgagcttctgagctttctgtgtctctgctctgtcttctctaccatagaaagtactcctgggtcaatgtgagcttctgtgctttctgtgtctctgctctgtcttctcttccACCAACTCCACGGCGCTTCATGCTGACGGTGTCCGTAGTGTCTATCTGATCATTAGTGCTTTATTTCATTAGTAGAACGTCTACAGGTTTAAAGATGGCCTCCCTTCTAGCAACACTTTGGTTCTGTGGATCCAACAGAACCCCAAACCATCAGCCCCCCACCACCGTGCTCCACAGTCGGTCTGAGGTTCTCCTGCTGACGTTCTGTTTGGGTTCCTCCAAGCTTTGCGCTTTGGGGAGATCTCCATACTGTCTTTTAGTAGAAAAGTCTTCTGAGGCCAGACTGATGCAGAGTCTGGGGTTAATAAGCACCAGGATCCCTCAGGAGGTGAGGAATAATTCCTTTCTGAAACAATGTCTTACAGCTGGACAGCGAGGACTTTCTGTCAGATAAAACATTTCCTTGTTTCACAGGAAGGATGCAGGGTTTCTCCTGCAGTGTTGCAGAATGATTTAGCTCAGCGGTAATAATACTAGGTCAGTTCTGGTCATGGataatgcttgtttttaaaaagacatcatGTAAATTCATGATTCTTAATAATTAATGAGTGGTCCCACCTCTGGGTGAATTTACTGAGACGTTTCTCCTGAGCTGCCCTTCAGAtgccaaaggtttttttttttaattggcctGGGAACCAGACCCTACGGTATTGTTCCCACCAGGGAATGGTTCAATGaaccaaaaacaactaaatctacaacatttttaattacagGCAGTGAATTATCCAGATTAAAATCAATTGCGGCATATAAGTAATGAAGCAACATGGTATTGCCAGATGACAGCTAGACTGATGAAATGAGGCTGAAACATTGGGGGGTCTGTCTGCACCAGATTAGAGCTTGTAGGTTATATTTCAGCTTTCTGTTTCCCAGAAGCGACGTGACATGCAGCAGCCACCAGCCAGGGTCATTTTCCctgttttcctcctgcagcagctggaaTAAAAGAACAAGTCTGACACAACAACACGTCTAGCTGCTACGCTGCTGGGACACTATTTGTTCTTTCTCTTCTGTAATCTGAGTGTCACTGAGAAAAGCTGGACATCTGCTGTGTAACGCGCAGACTAATGATTCCTGAGAGGTCTAGTTCAGATATGTAATTCTTCTCACCTTCCCAGCTGTGGCCATTTCTCCTGCAGAGATGACAGATTGATCCCGGCCTAGAAGGGAGTTAAGAGACGATCACAGCAGCAATCGAGCAGAATGGGCTGCAGGAAACAGCAAAAGATCTGTGCAACCTTGCAAACAGCGGAACAGGAAAGGACTTTAACCTCCAGGTCCCACCTACTCACGGCTCTGGAGACGCCGGCGTGGAATGGAAAAAGGAAGAGGCCGTGCAACGACAAGCTGCTTTTACTACTAACTAACTGTTTTAAAGCTGTCTCTGCTGCTCAGGCCAACTTGTTGCTCAGACGGTTGGTTGATGTCTGAGGCTCTGAGCCGTGTCCAAATCCTGTCCCACTTTGGCCTCTAGTCAAGTATTCACCCCTGACTTTACTTTAAAAGGTTTAGTGCTTTATTTCACACACTTTAACGCTGGTGTGgcttttaagataagataagaaataactttattgtcccacaatggggacattcaggcgtgacagtggcaaaaacacacacagttaCTCTGGAGTAGCTAAAGAGGAGCAAATGgacattagcatctgagaggaagtaaatgattcatgatcggatcagaacctgctggaccTTCTTCCTTTTATCCCTCTAGAAGGCACCAGCTAGCTGTACTGTTGCTAATATTACTTTTGAACTTCTTTGCAATAATAAGAAATGAGATATATGTAATTCACTCTGAGTATTTTTGTTAAACTAATTTTCCAAAATGAATCCTGCTTTACATAAAACCCTGCTTACCCCATCTATCACTGCGGGGGTCTAATTATCTACTGCTAACCGCGTCCCGCTGCTTTCCTTTACAATCAGACCAGCactttggaaaataaatgtctttttcttCGTTACATCTTCCAATCGGTGCAGaaaccttttccttttttttactgtcacttaaaataagaagctGAATGGAAACCTTGGTTTCAGAGGcttgaattaaatatttttatctcTCAAGAGTCTGATGagaaaatgagtaaaataaatcacattcaagCAACGGCTGGTAATAAAGCTGCTTCTACAAATTTCCTGCaaggctacaaaaaaaaaaaaaaaaaaatctccaagcAAGAAGTACAGTCGAACTCGAACAGTTTGAAGTAGAACCTATTAAAAGATGACAGTTCAGTGCTAAAAGTGAAAACAGCCTGACATCAGTAATTTAGCTCATTTATTCAGCATCAGTATAAAACAGGGATCATAGGTGAGCGATCCTGTGGTTTCAAAGTGAGACGATGGTTTGATGTCACCACGATGGTCTCACTGTGGAGAAACACTCAGGACTGTCCGGATGCTGCAGAATAAAATCAAACGCACGTTAGAATAGTTCCAGCTATTAAAACATATTCTACCATTTCTCCAGATATTTAGCAGCGAGGATCTGAGCGGGTAAAGAGACGCACCACTGGCCGTGCTTCATCAGCTCCACAGCTTCATTGATTCGGTCCAGAGTCATGTTGTGAGTGATGAACTCGTCCACCATCAGCTTCTTGTCCAGGTAGGCCTTGACCATCCCAGAGACGCCGTCCTTACCTTTGAACCCTGAGACAGAGCAGAGCATCATCATCAGCAGGGACGGGTCCAGGACTGAGAGAGCGAGGGCCGGGCCCCGCAGGCCAGCCACCACCACATGTGGATGTAGGTTAGATTAAAAGGAAAGCATCTGCCATAAATGAAGCTGAAGCCACATAATTACACACCTTCTATAGAGACAGAGGTCCACATGTTTAACTTGTGTCTGCCTTTAAATCACACTaaacattttttgcttttggtcattttttgcttttggtcatttattgttattttgaacaccaaaataacaaagaagtatagattttttttaatgcagaagTTTACAAGAATTAAAATCAAGATAGTTTAAAAGCCAGACAATGATGTCATAAAATAGTGAGCTTCTGCTAGTTTAATTTCCACTTATCATCCAAAGTCACAGGAAAGCAGACCTTTAAAGTGAAAATACTGAAGTTGTCTGGTAAAGGCCACACCGTCTGGCTGTCTGAACCGCGGACAGCAGCTGTAGATGCTGATAAAACCAGaagctgttcacactgagctaCATCTTGACATCGCTTTATTTGTCTCACCTCCAAACAGGGTGCCGGTCCATTTCCGTCCAGTCATGAGCTGAATGGGCTGAGCGCTGAACTCCTTCATGTCTGTCCAGCCGGCGATCACGCTGACGCCCCAGCCTCGGGCGCAGGACTCCAAGGCGCTGCGCTGCACACCAGGAGACACACCGAGTCACGCACCGCTCACAGGTAACAGTAAAAAGTTAAAGCTCACCATGACTTCCACGTCTCCAATGCATTCAATGGAGAAGTCCACGCCTCCGTCGGTCATCTCCGTTAGCACCTGCTGGATGGGTTCACTGTGATCTTTGGGGTTCACAACATCAGTGGCACCGAACACTTTGGCCTTCTCGAACTTCTCGGGGTTGATGTCGACGGCGATGATCCTCTGGGCTCCTGCAGCTTTGCAGCCCatgactgcagccaggcccaCGGCTCCCAGACCAAACACAGCACAGGTGGAGCCCGCTTCCACCTGAAGGAGACCTCACTGTCATTCCCATCCTGGGAAGTTAAGGCCGTACAGCTACAAAGAGTTTTAAAACGTACCTGCTCATTAAACATGTACAAACCCCGTCAATATTCCTGCTgtttcacacataaaaacatttaaatctggaTAAATCATTTCCACCGCTAATGTGACAAATATCTTGTACAGAACCACTTCAAAACTAgctaaacttttaaaataagaacatctTTAAAACCTACTGAAAATACCAAGATGAACcgccatttttttattttatttcagcgtTCAGTCTCCTTGAGTTGACAGCTACCAGAGAATACAGTAGATGTGATGGATCTGACTAGATCATCAACTGGATCGGTATGCAGCGTCGTTACAGGAGCAGAACTATCACCAGGTATCAGTCAGACGGCTGCAGAAAGTGTCAATAATTggagaaaatgtttgaatgcagtaaaaaaaaaaaaatattttcccccaAAATTGATTagaaaaacaagctaaacagAACACAGAATTAGCTTTAATGAGGAGAAAAACGAAGAGAACATAAAGCTGTGAAGCTGAAATAAAGGATAATGGAAAATAGAGGAGTAGGAGGAGAAAGTAGCAAAGTAGCTAGTATGTCCTCTGGGAGCCTAAGCCTGTaggcaaaacaaataaataaagatacagATAGCTCAGGTTAACCTTCCTGCTGCTGTTTCCAGCAAGTACAGGTTGGGATTTGCAAGTATTTCCACACAAAAGACGGAAGCCTTTCAGTCCCAAGTAAACATGACAAAAACTGGAGATCAACCCCAAAACCCGTCAGGCTCAGTAAAAAGCACCGAGACCAGCACAGAAAGAACCCCATAGCAGgaacacagtggtggcagcatcatgctctgtgGTTCCTCAGATAAAACCAGAGCTTTTCTCAAGGTGGACGAAACTGACCAGTCAGGTTTGACCCAAAACCTTCATAATAAAAGAATAACTTCAACGGAGGACCATAAAAAACAGTCCCTAGTTAAATCTAAGGGGGTATGTGGGTCACCTGCAGAGGGCTGTGGACATGAGACGTCCTCAGCAGCTGACAGATTGTGAGTCAGTACACATCAGGAGGTCAAGCTGTGGGATGTTGTCAAAGAAAACTGAACGCAGAACTTAAATCAAAAAGGGTTTCAGCAAAGGTGTCCACAGACATGCCACCGTCTTTTATCAGGCGGTGTATAGAGGAGACCCTGGTTGACACATTAAAATTTGCACTTCTTAGAGCGGCTGTCACATTAAATGCCACCTTCACGCACCTTGGCGGCGTTCACAGCTGCTCCATACCCCGTGCAGATCCCACAGCCAATCAGACAGACTTTGTCCAGAGGAGCAGCGGCGTCGATCTTAGCCACGGCGATCTCCTTCACCACCGTGTACTCAGAGAAGGTGCTGGTTCCAAGGAACTGCAGCAGTTTCCTCCCCTTACAGCTGATCCTGGAGGCTTCAAAGCTTTTCTCATCAACTTTACCAGCGGACCTGAACACAATGTTTATTCCATAAATATCGTTCacatccttaaaaaaaacattttgattaaatGATTTGAAAATGGAAGGACAGCGATAAGATCAGTACCCATTGACACACAGGTTGGTCTTCGGACTCTTACAAAAGCGGCATTCTCGACACTGAGGCATGAACAACGGGATCACCTTGTCTCCTAAATCACAACCATCTCTTCTTGATATACAGCAGATACCAAACCAACAGAATTAGTACTTTAAAAGGAGATCCTGGCAGTTTGGTTGGTTTTACTGACCTGGCTGAAATTCGGTGACTCCGGGTCCGACGCTCTCCACTATACCAGCTGCCTCATGACCAAAAACAGCCGGAAACACAACTTTGTTCATGCATTTTGTCAGGAAGTATAGATCAGACTGACACACTCCTGTTGCCACAatctgcagagaaaacagcagaaataatGAAAGTAAAGATGCTTTGAGAGTTTGGTCtcctttttaagattttaaggTTTAGAGGAGATGTTTTCCCAGTAAGGCGTCTTCCTGGCTCTGGGTTTAGGTATTTGTTCTTCGGCTTTATGCCAAGACTGTTCCAGGGGGAACTGCTGGATGGTTTATTGTCGTTGGAATCAGCACCATGTTCCTTGTTTGTGCTGGTTAGTTGTGGCTCTgactt
This Fundulus heteroclitus isolate FHET01 chromosome 19, MU-UCD_Fhet_4.1, whole genome shotgun sequence DNA region includes the following protein-coding sequences:
- the LOC105939743 gene encoding alcohol dehydrogenase 1; this encodes MATAGKVIKCRAAVAWEPNQPVVIEEIEVAPPQAGEVRIKIVATSVCHSDLYHLLESMNKDGFPTVLGHEGAGIVESVGPGVTEFQPGDKVIPHFLCQCKECRFCKSPRTNQCERAWTRVRQEIMAGVESRFTCKGKRVHQFMGTSTFSEYTVINQIAATKIHPDAPLDKVCLLGCGICTGYGAAVNTAKVEAGSTCAVFGLGAVGLAAVMGCKAAGAQRIIAVDINPEKFEKAKVFGATDVVNPKDHSEPIHEVIAGMTNGGVDFSLECVGNVEVMRSALESSMEAWGVSVIVGWTDMYDIAIRPRHLICGRTWKGTVFGGFKAKDGVAAMTNAYLEKKVKLDEFITHNMALDQINDAIELMKNSKCIRAVVEVSPP
- the LOC118556073 gene encoding alcohol dehydrogenase 1-like, which produces MATAGKVIKCKAAVAWEFNQPLVIEEVEVAPPQEKEIRIKIVATGVCQSDLYFLTKCMNKVVFPAVFGHEAAGIVESVGPGVTEFQPGDKVIPLFMPQCRECRFCKSPKTNLCVNGSAGKVDEKSFEASRISCKGRKLLQFLGTSTFSEYTVVKEIAVAKIDAAAPLDKVCLIGCGICTGYGAAVNAAKVEAGSTCAVFGLGAVGLAAVMGCKAAGAQRIIAVDINPEKFEKAKVFGATDVVNPKDHSEPIQQVLTEMTDGGVDFSIECIGDVEVMRSALESCARGWGVSVIAGWTDMKEFSAQPIQLMTGRKWTGTLFGGFKGKDGVSGMVKAYLDKKLMVDEFITHNMTLDRINEAVELMKHGQCIRTVLSVSPQ